Genomic window (Diabrotica undecimpunctata isolate CICGRU chromosome 6, icDiaUnde3, whole genome shotgun sequence):
attatgttaccaaagatagtacatgatgttgataatattatttgatgtttaatattttaattaaattttacttcaggtaacatacatccatgctttaagtgagttccagtgtccggagagtaaacctcttcaaacggacttcagctggtaactgattgacaagatacccatgaacggtgtcaaaaacaaaatgtcagtgtaccatgaaacaatattagttaaacatagcattactacagccaaaagattcaaaacttgatgttaaaatgataacagcaatccaggtgttgggatttaaaaatttttttaattatttaatattggatataaaagatgtaaaattactgatgttaaaggtcatgtttaagagaatgacgtatgcattaggcagcttatgttactatttgtcgtatggagtgtggtctaaaaagtgtaatttgtgacaaattagcttaaatatatggaaatggccttttatgttgctcacatctaggacaaggaaaattgaatcagcgtcttattgtgagacattgaaaaatctgcgtcgtgcaatccagaacaaaagacgtggcaagttgagtaagggtatagttttgctgcatgacaatgcccgttcACATGTGGCTAATcggaccaaagatctcatcaaatcatttaaatgggaaactctagatcatcctccatacagccctgatctggcgcccagcgactaccatttgttccagcacttgaagaaacacctgggcggtcagcgtctttaagacgataacgaagtcaaaacatttgtgatgcaatggttaacaagtcaggcggcagaattttatcaggagggtattcaaaaactggtgccacgttatgacaagtgcctcaatattcacggaaattatgtagaaaagtagattaaggtacaggctttcatgtaaaaataaaattattgccatatctttgcacgtctttttttaattccaaaacggtacttacttaaaaaacacgcctcgtataatGAAAATTCAGCCATACAGTACTAACCTCATCCACcaaaaaaactgtaaataaaacaagacactcatcttggaatacccaatcaataaaagaaaacaaatacaaaccaatttagacaaggcgaaaagctcgctttcgttcaaaaaaatattcccatgagatttttttgcacaATCACTTTCGTGAGATACCCCataataaggttcaagaggtcgcctaggcaaaaagttgttcaatttataaaaaaacttaaattgtaacaatcaattttttcggcCCGGATAATTTTTTTGGCCTCTTCGGCctcttgtagtttttctgtaaacgTTTCGAAACTTCTTTCTAGTTCTTGGTTGGGTTTATTTTCGATCTTGTATCTAGTAATATTGGATTTAGTTTCTGATGAAGTATATCTCAATTTATTGGTTGTTATAAATGTAATTGTTCAACATTGCAGCATTGTATTTGTTTCTTATCCTCTTtaagttttttatcttttttgtatGGGATGTATattctctttggatatttcttattattctctAAGATAGATAAACATTTTTTATCTATTTATATTCTATTTATatagaagttataaaatattctCTTCTAAAATGACGTTTGCGTTGGAGCAAGCATGTTTTGGTAACACGTAATATAATGTAATATAACACGAtattgcctacaagatcgagacCAAGCATGTCAATCCATCAATTATGAAAAGACATAACCTAATAACAATTTGGTTATAAATTTTcgctaaattaaaaaaaaaattttttgaaaacgattttcgggGTAGAACTCGAAACCTCAAACATTAGTTAGTTGAAAatctcatttttaaaatattcaataattgtggcttaatccgatataaacataatatttaaattatacatttatcacaagaaagtagtttcagaaccttgTTAATTTTGAGTTCCCACAAACTTTTAGTTATGTGAGTAAGAGTTTTATATTATAGCGAAAGCTTCTCTTggcatttttttttgtgtatttaagACACTAACTTTTATTTTTGGGCCTACCAAGAAGTGATCCAAATTTATTAGCCCCGCGGTAATGACCTACATCTATTAGAATAAAAAAGTTCCTGGTTTCCATTAGGATGTGATCCATTTGATATTTCTTTATTGTTCCATCAGGCAAAGTCCATGTTACTTTGTAGTACTTCCAGCTACCAAGCCTTTGAAAACTGCAAATCCTATCATTCTATTTCTATTATCATTGGTAACATCATGAGCACCGCATTTTCCGATGTATGGTTTATATGTATTTTCTTTCCTTATTTTTGCATTAACATTTCCAATTATGATCTTGTCCTTTCTAGGGCATCTGTCGTAGATGCTGTCTTCTTCgcaataaaattttcaatttcgcAACCGTTGTTTTCGGTTGGGGGGTTTATATTTATGAGACTAATGTTAAAAAACCCACCACGTACTCTTAGGTAACAGATTCGTAGACTTATTAGTTtgaagtacaaaataaaaagaattttactTCTTGGTAACAATAATTGTAGTTCCGAATACATGATTTTCTTACATTTTTCACAGCAGTAACATGTGTTTAATATAAGGTTAGTACGACAATTAATATTCCAAGGTTTCCAGATTCATAACATGTTCACACATGCCAAGTGTATATTTCTAAATCGTTATCCTTACTTCGTTGTACTGATCGTCGTCGTAAGTTCTGTCAGGCTTCTTTAACTGCAAGTCttataacaatattattttacGGGATAGGGTTGTTAGTCCTAAGACCATCTCTTAACCTAAATAGCTAGGAATTTTTCTGTTAGAGTTACCATAATGTTACCCAAAGGATTCCagatttgatatatatatatatatatatatatatatatatatatatatatatatatatatatatatatatatatatatatatattttcggtcaaagtggagaaaaagACCTagtagtatttttttttcttcactttgaccgaaaaacccaccactcgtCGAGTGTTCCTTAacttgacggtcgtactccttttctcgatatatatatatatatatatatatatatatatatatatatatattgttatggatcagtttatcgatcagaaatagaataacgaatttttttattattttaatataccgcgggcatataagttaaaatacaaccctgtacttatttgtaatagttaaaaTAAGAGAAGACATTTTTTCGTGACGGTACCCGGACGAGttttttccttgaaagactgagtgaatagtgaaaggacaatggacccgtataattatatatttaaggaataaactttgtaattgtattttgcggtggacatttttcgaaagtaaataagaattagatttagatatgagataacaagaatttggaagcttatttcggttgaaaaaggcaaaattgttaatggtttctgaaaagtaatttgagtgaaagtagtttatttgttttaaatattatgttggaaattttctaaatcgaaaattagtgggaaagatgaatgcttatgattggttaaaaaggaaggATAGGAGATGAGAGtgtttgagaaggttgtctggggagattgaaaagattattatgttaccggcagaccagaagagaagacgtgtttttcgtgtagtcaatctgagtaccagtgttttcgtgtgttagtgaaaaaggtggaagctgagagcagatcaaaatcgagaagattaatacctcttttgagtctgcatagtccacgagatataattgagaaaaaaaggagaatttgtgaataaagagtaccggtcaaaagaggcttgggcttgtgttttcggaggagtagtttgctggtatgcggtttggatcgatgctgagaacgggaaagatttgatggttagccggacataatcaatcaaggaaggaactgtggtttgatcgagaggagacatcattggtgtaaaaaaaataaaggtcagtcaaataatttgaatgaaagaaaacctcTAAggtattctaaagataaaatcaaatataaacatacgaactaagattccaagtttcaaagagttatttttttgtgaataaattatatttttatatggtcattttttttgtagatattattataaaacagatcaatagatagtttgtaattaaaattaaatttagagtataggagtttgttgggaaagataattgcccacaaaagttatttattaatagtcatcgtattgcttattgaaaataaatgataatttgtgtgcatatttatattgttttaatgttacttccgtttcctgttctatcccgattatgagcaactaggagatactgacccactagaagagatatataaagtaaactgattaaagtaaaattaagaaggcaccctgagaatattaaatagtaattgaattgtatgactctgcataaattagtgaattaattaattaaataattggattaattaaattagtgttaattaataataaaacatcataaagcagatcacaacaatatatatatatatatatatatatatatatatatatatatatatatatatatatatatatatatatatatatatataagaaaaaagaagtacttgtgactcgtttggaacaaatatataactgttttggatgggttggagtcaataatagggctattggttaactatttttttttttattctcgagctttcaattgtgtttacaattattatcaagagctaaaaaagacaaaatacttacaaggttgaactaaaaagaaaaaacaatttttgttaacttaccaaataaaaattagtttggtaagtaaaaatcactgcttacatgttcaaaatatttaatacaaaaatgtttttatctaataaatgtttctctgaaaaatttttataattttgaaaacatttttttaatataagaataattgaatttataaataagttcaaatagcaaccaattacaaatagcctcaatgtcataaatgccaacataaaatttttatttttgacaattatattgccaaaagtaaaacttcgtttaaacattcttttttgtttagtaacaaaaagaagaagatttattcacccttgacagatgtctgaaagaatgtgacagatatatggagaattaaatatgacattttacaagttttatatataaatcataaagaaagaatataattataaattttgcttaaattttgaatttcagatcttttgtttaaactcttatcatttttgctaatacaaaccatttccaaaaaagtccttttaaatttattactttcactatatatatatatatatatatgtatatgtatggatataaatatatatatatatatatatatatatatatatatatatatatatatatatatatatatatatatatggtaaatATGGAAAGAATATAAGTGGAGAATGTAAATATTTAACTTTCATGGAAAATATCTAAgattagaagaagaaaaacatttgatatgttttttttattttctggatTTTAAATGTTCACATAAAATAATTCCGTTACTTTTTCCTTTGTTGTATACTCTTCAAATGACTTCTGTTGTCAAacgtttcaaaaattttaaaaaaattatgtgtAGTTATTCTGTGGCAATTATAATCTATTTTATAATGAATCATGTTTTAGGTGGCTGCCTTGGAGAGTTATAATTTTAGAAAAACAGGCAAGTTGGTTGCTTTCAGCGAACAAAACATTGTGGATTGTTACTCGAACGATACTTGCGACGGAGGTATACCAGAATCTGCTGCTgagtatatatacaataatggAATCCATCTGGAATCGGATTATCCTTACACCGCGGGACAAGACGCTTGTAAAGTTCTTATAAAACCGCCTATTAGAATAGCTTTTAACGATACATCTTACACGAGAGGTACTGATGAAGATCTTAAACAAGGAGTTAAAGAGCATGGCCCACTTTCAGTTTGTTTGTACGTGACAGCCAAATGGAGGTTTTATAGTAGCGGAGTTTGGTATCATAACAAATGTTCACCCTACTCAAATCACTGCGTGCTGTTGGTCGGATACGGTACAGAGAAAGGAAACGATTACTGGATATTTAAAAACTCGTGGGGTCCAAACTGGGGCCAAAATGGTTACATTAAAGTGGCCAGGAATAAACATGAGAACTACTGTGGAATAAGTCATGGAATGTTTATAACAGATCAAAAATCAGAACGCATTCCAGATTTTCTCCAAGAAAattcattataaaaattaataacagatgtaactaacaataaatatttaaaaatattgcaaaataaaatatataaagatacaatatttattaaaaaaaattaatgggaaaatcccagtagtaaataaaatatttattatatgaaatgTGTGTTTATAATTGATTTGCAAGGAggattatattaaattattgttaatcTACATAGTCGCATGATCCAATAAAAAAACTGTGACCTACATGTATGAATAAAAGAAAAGACAATTTATGAAGAATAGGCATTGAGTACTAATACTATATtaagatttttatttgatttttttatattttttttatttaggggCTCAATCAAGGGCCACAAAAGCAGAGTCACGGTCTATTTGTTTGGGAATATTAAAGTAATACTAACTTAATAAGGAGGTGATTtacctttttgaaaaaaaattatttaaaatttatggaaCATATTGCAGTACTTTCCGCTTGTAATTAGTCACATTTAAATTGCTGTAAAAAATGTGCTTTTACTGTTCAATATAGCACCACTTGATATTAATTTAAAAGAGCTGTAATATTTAAGAATTTCTGTGTTCTCATCGTTTGATCGATCGGTTCAATTTTATCTAACAATACGTCACTTGATCCTTGAGCATGATGTCGAGTTATCAGTAGGAGGCATTAAAAactatattgaaaaaaaaaaaaattttgcacaCTTTTCAGAACGTTTTTGCACACGTTTTTTGCACAGAAACACACGTTTCTTGCTAAGGTGCCCTTCATAGcgacttttttttttaaccaacAATACAGGCAATGGTTAAAGACAAAAATTATAGAAGAAAAAACAGTAGGAAATTCTACAACTAAAGTCCTACCATCTCGCATTCacacatatcatcatcatcaccacgtagcgctacaaccctgggtgggtcttggctgactctacaactttttccaatttctttggtcttccatcaacctagggtcaaatggaacgttcattttccggagatctgcttggatgttatctctccatcgcattctgggacgtccgagtggtcttttgcctgtgggaatctcctcccataccagttttacctGTGATTtcatttcttggacaatatcgtcGTCATTGTAGactgcttttaattcgatattggttctgatcttatacttgtttgtggtgatgtcatggtgaggtccgaaaattttttttaagtatttttcgttcaaatcgtctgagcttttcttcgtttgctttggtcatggtccacgtgtCGCATcggtatgttattacaggtctgacgatggatttatagattttgatctttgaacttcttgtaagattttttgattttatgagcttatccagtgcgaatagacagcgatTTTCACACACGACTTTTTAGAAAAGACAATTTAAATTTTCCGTTTGGCACATTTGAAAAATGCTTATAAAATCGATGTAATAATTGGGTTCTGATTACCGAAATAGAGAAGAGAAACAACGTTTTGCGGCAGTATGATTTTTTGTTGGGAGATGGCTAGAAATAAAAAGCTTAATGGCTTCTTGATTATACCGACACAGAAACATCCAGTagttaagttttattttatataagtatGCGTTACAGACAAATCATCTATGCATCATCAATATGAGCTTTAAATAGCTTTATCATATAAACCGCTTGTCTACGGATGAAATTATAACAGGAGTATACTAGAATATGCTACAGCACTAAAGAGCAAACTCGCAATAACTTTCACAACTAATTagcatataaatataaatatcgatGTAAAGCAATCGGATAATTTTGTATATAAGACAAAttacattataaaaaatatatataaatacacaTATTAATGAACAGTTAAACCAAACTacaattattatacaatataGTAAATACGTGTTTAAGTAAACCTAAAATGTTTTGTTAAAAGTTAAAgttaaatgtttcaaataaagattAAAATGTCTCTTAATTCGCGGCACAAGATTTAGTAGAGTCTAGCACAGAAAACCATAAATTTGCAGCAAATATAGGTATTTAAATATAACAGCAACAATTTGTTTAAGGATGTAACGATTTTACGCAATAAACGTGTATGTTTAAAATTAGTACTTTACCCATGAAATGGTTGCTGCATCTACCAAAACTACGTCTTCTTAGATACTTAGGAACAAGGTATTAATGATGGCGTAGCGGTCCGCTACCCGTAACTCAGACATGACTGTCTTGTTTGGCAGACGGAACTACTCTGGTCGAAAAAAGGCGGTTGGTTAACGAATTGTCTCTTACAAGTTGACGCTTCGTATGGGCGATAATTACCCAAAAGTTCTGAAATTTTAGCGAAAGCCACTCAGTTCTCTATGGTTCTTTATTAACAACATTGAATAAATCAACACCCATTGTTTGCAACATTGTATTAACAACCGTTTACCTGTTCGATCGTATCTGGGTTTTTGCAATCTAAATCTTGGTAAACTATACAGGGGGAATCAAAACTGgcaaaaagtctgttaatatttaaacaattactATATACAGTTGCGAAAATGCAACAATTATACAAATCCTTGGAACTTCGACAGATCTCATATCTGCCAACACTTGATATACCTTTTATTTGGTCTTGTATCAAGGTATCACACCTTCCCCTGACAATATTTTTGGCAAACCTACCTTACTTACTTAGGTTACTTAGGTTTGCCTGAAGGTCTCTGATTGAACACAATGAAACTTATTTGGGCAGAGATAGAGGCCGCAACACCTTCCccccttttttttaattttatttgtatctCTGGATGTCTAGTGATTTGGCAACTGAGCATTGTCTATGTGCATGCTTGTatgtgtattttcttttttgcagtttttgtatgcgtgtgtgtatgtgtgtgtgtgtgtgtgtgtgaatgtgtgtgtcatATTTAATCAACCTGTTAATTTATATAGTTAATCACATATCTGCAACATTTATATTATGTAACCAGTCACTCCGCTGGTGTTTATTTAGTTATACCTTGTTTACATTATATTCTACTGTCCTACGATAGCCTAGGATGTTTCCTATTGGCCATTCAGATGCGTTTTTCTgggataattaataaaaaatagtaatactAGTAACGTTAAAAAGTGAAATATAGCAATTaatggaaaattagaaaagaatttaaaaaattaagaattaaaCTTTGGAGAAGATAAGTTCCAATATCAAGAGGAAAGAAGAAGAGGCAGAAGTGGAAGTAGAGTGAAAGGTAAGAAGTAAGAGGATATTATAAGGCATTAAAACCCAACAACTTATGACTGTACAGAAAACGACTGAGAAAAGACATCTACAAAATTCTTATATACAAACCTTAAGAACACTTGGAAAGTTTACAAAGGAAGATTACGATGGAACTCACGCAAAATGTAGATAATCAGAAGGAATTATCTCGAAAATGGAAGAGGGAGAGTTGTAAAAAGGATAAGTCGACAAACAGATGCCAAAAACGATTTGGCCTGGTTATCTTAGCCCACGGCAAATTTAATGGCACAGTCGGAAATATAATACAACAGGCTCTGGCTGTAGTTACAGAGTGAACTTTGAATGTAGGGCTTAAAATAAGTCCCTAGAAATTCGAAATTAGCAAATTTATCAGAAGGAGGAAGTTAGGAAGATTTGATCTTAGGTATTGTATATTTATTGTGAGCCTGTAGCCAGCAGAGACTGGATATTGAATGGTGACGGATCGAAATCTGCCAAGTGAAGTAAAGCATTTTGGTGTAATATTAGACTCGGAACTAGTTGGGTTCAGCAGATAGAACGGAAATTTTCATTCATGGAAAAATTTGGGGTCAGCAGTAGTGGAAATTTATGTTTCTATTCCACTACTTGAATATACCTCTGTTAATCATGCAGAGATTTTTGCAATAGTACACTATGCAAGAGAAATTAACATAAGAGCATTTGAACTAAAGCAGATCAATATCTGCACAAATAGCCAAGTAGCTATGTGGACCCTTATAAGCCCTAAGGTGGACTCTAGGCTAGTGCAAAAATGCTGATAAAAGCTAACATAACTGTGTCCCATTATTAAAATTTCCAGATCATCGGGAATACACAAATGTGAAAGAGCTTGCTAAAAGACCATTAACTGCACAATTATTTGGTCCAGAGCAGGCTGTGAATGTGCCAAAAATCATCGTCTGTTACCGAAATAAAGACTGAATTTAAAGGCAAAATAACTCAAAGTGAAAACATACCCAGTCAAACACATTGCAAAATCTATATTAGACGAACATGTGCTAATAGGTCTGAAGTACCGCGATAAACATGCAGGAATTGGCTTAGACATATAACAGGCTCCCTTACTGGACATACGCCAATCAAAGGATACCTGCATGCAACTATGAATCGTAGAATATCGTTTGTGTTGTAAATGTCCACCTAACAAACAATTTAGTTAAAATAATAACTTTGTTATAAAAGTTTCCAAAAGATCTAGAAACagaaaatttcataattttatcCCGAAACTGGAAAGTAAATTCTTGTAAAGACAAGGCTGGGGAGGGAGATAATGGAGAAATCTTGCATATCAGAACGCCAGTATGGTTTCAGAAAAGGAAAATCTGAGGTAGACGCCATAATCAGAATTAATAGGGAGATATCCATATATAGGAGCAGATTGATAGTGGCTTCTTACTCGATATAAAAATAATAGTGCTAGCTGGAAAATTATTGTCAGGCTACTGGGCGATTTGCGGATATCTCCCTATCTGCAGAAATTCGCCAGGGCCTACTTTACAGATAGATACATAAATAATGCGAGGAAAGACTCTATATCTATAAACAACTCGGCGGGTATTCCACAGAGCTCCGTTCTGAGACTATTACATTGGAATGTTCTGTAGAATGATATTTTGAAGACCGACCTGAGCATTGATATACAGGCACATAGATACGTCATTCGATAGGCAGAGAAGAGGACTGCGATGATGACAAGGATTATGCCTAACGTAAGAGGACCAATGACTGCCAAAAGGAGAATTTTAATGAAAGTGGTCCAATCTATTGTACTCTACGTGACACCTATATGGCAACAAGTGTTTAACATCAAGAAATATAGACTATGCTAGATAAATCCCGAGGAAAAGCATTACTAAGGACAGCAAATGCATACAGCACAACACCAACTTTGGCCATACAAGTAATCGCGAGTGATGGTGAAGGATGAGCAGAAGAAAATATTAGCTAGGAATGGCAGCATGATAGAATGGCAGTAAAAATAGACAAATGAGCATAGGGCGACCTGGACGAGGGTATTAATTCCAAATATCGCAAAATGGATGAAGTGCGGTAGCAAGGTAATTACATTTTTACTCAGTTCCTAACAGGACACGGCTCCTTCAGAGACTACCTGGAAAGGATAGGGAAGTTTGCGAATGGAAGCTGCACAGAATGTGGAGTACCTAATATGGCCGAGCAATGTGTATTAAAGTGCAGAATGGTCGAAGAGGATAGAAACGAGTTACACAGGACGGAAGGCTGAATATGAGGCAATACTGGAAGCAGTAACTCAAATTGTCAgcaaaaatgaaatattaaagAGTAATGTGTAACAAAGATAAGAAGAAAAGAGTGAAAGAGGGGGAGAGAGAGAGGTAGACAAGAAGGGTTATTCATGTGATGCACTGATCCGGAGAGGACCTACCGCATGATAGACCGGAAGAGGGGATGGACTTTAATTGGTAGGCAGTACATACGACCTCATCTTTAACGGGACACGGCCTGTTACGGAATTTAGAAGATTTACCACCTCCTttctatataaaaaaagtaaaaggtAAAAACTATAGTTTTTAATATCATGTTAGTTGCTGATGATACTATTTCATATTGTCACATATCAAATATAACTGAAGTATATCAGGTGTATAAGACTCTGATATAGCCCATAACGAAATACCTATAAGCTCCCCCAGACAATAATTTTTATAGTACTATACTTGCTGTGCATTACTTCATTTACCCCGTATAGAAATATACTCTCGGAGCATAATTTATTTTAGCAGTGTGC
Coding sequences:
- the LOC140443445 gene encoding crustapain-like, yielding MKYIGFLLFVALLFVCECRNDSTKEEWKRFKLQFNKTYTTNKEELKRYKVFKDNLKNIHKHNKRFDKGKETYLQEMNRFGDLTDKEFGDIYGLAENDFVIKYDDNTKVKEKKGGNISTSNSKDEFLDWSKTGAVTPAKDQGTCGSCWIFSAVAALESYNFRKTGKLVAFSEQNIVDCYSNDTCDGGIPESAAEYIYNNGIHLESDYPYTAGQDACKVLIKPPIRIAFNDTSYTRGTDEDLKQGVKEHGPLSVCLYVTAKWRFYSSGVWYHNKCSPYSNHCVLLVGYGTEKGNDYWIFKNSWGPNWGQNGYIKVARNKHENYCGISHGMFITDQKSERIPDFLQENSL